Proteins from a genomic interval of Bacteroidota bacterium:
- a CDS encoding DUF5677 domain-containing protein codes for MAKTFATDAGSVPFESEEEISGNIAKMIAYIDLGLRQDLGDGDLKRFSTTVLIYLRKQLARLDRLQSEDTDLLAWIARSIFEIRLLSLYALSSPERLQEVLLRPIGEYKELRRSWTSDLPEEDHDKAILDFKESVERMESLALEWGLDVPVRFNQHRLAKETNCLEEYYRFYKPLSKYVHPTPLFLFARDSFVRGEDAKNGLILAAQLFAAWLLDDFPSLVEDLRIERSIGWDERIANDLDTGRLDAFLAEAEAEYEAGKTEPL; via the coding sequence ATGGCTAAGACCTTCGCAACTGACGCAGGCTCTGTTCCCTTCGAGTCTGAAGAGGAGATCAGCGGCAACATCGCGAAGATGATTGCCTACATAGACTTGGGCCTGCGCCAAGATCTGGGCGATGGAGATTTAAAACGGTTCTCAACGACCGTTCTCATCTATCTGAGGAAGCAGCTTGCTCGTTTAGATCGTCTCCAAAGCGAGGATACAGACCTTCTTGCCTGGATTGCCCGCTCAATATTCGAGATACGACTCTTATCTCTTTATGCACTCTCTTCGCCAGAAAGGCTTCAAGAAGTATTGCTTCGGCCGATTGGCGAGTACAAAGAGCTTCGACGGTCTTGGACTTCAGATTTGCCCGAAGAGGATCATGACAAAGCTATCCTAGACTTTAAGGAGTCCGTCGAGCGCATGGAATCGCTCGCATTGGAGTGGGGCCTAGACGTTCCAGTTCGCTTCAACCAGCACAGACTTGCCAAGGAAACGAATTGCCTCGAAGAGTACTATCGCTTTTACAAGCCTTTGTCGAAGTATGTGCATCCTACACCTCTTTTTCTGTTTGCAAGAGACAGTTTTGTCCGAGGTGAAGACGCAAAAAATGGATTAATCCTAGCAGCTCAGCTTTTCGCTGCTTGGTTACTTGATGACTTCCCATCTCTGGTTGAGGATCTACGCATCGAGAGATCGATTGGGTGGGATGAGCGAATCGCAAACGACCTCGATACGGGACGCCTGGACGCATTCCTCGCTGAGGCCGAAGCCGAATACGAAGCAGGCAAAACCGAGCCGTTGTGA
- a CDS encoding FAD-dependent oxidoreductase codes for MPVVRVAAAVDLAEGEMQEIEVEGTKLLLSNVGGQFYATSAFCTHYGAPLATGVLAGPKVICPWHHAVFDVTDGALDEPPALDDLARFNATVEGGEVFVDLPEDGVGDGVAPHQGCVPAMVDRDFDADSRTFVIVGGGAAGQAAAETLRQVGFQGRVVLVTDAGGRPIDRTKLSKGYLSGASRDSLPLRAPDFFERYGIELRTQHRVATLDVDAKTLHFAGSGDGAAPEPLRYDAALLATGGTPRRLGIPGTDLDGVFLLRSTEDATQIVEAAEAGQSAIVIGTGFIGMEAAAALIGRGLSVTVVGIEAVPFERILGSEVGRVFQDLHEENGVAFRMEASADAVSKTDGGLRLTLGDGSTLEADFIVMGVGVTPATDFLDGLPMDDRGALVADANLQIGPDLYAAGDIASYPEARLGERVRIEHWRLAQQHGRIAARNMAGQAVPFEAVPYFWSGQLGMNLRYLGHAKSWDEILIDGSLDDRQFVAYYVKDGRVIAAAGVKRDKVIASLHAHWMTGGTTSADEVRG; via the coding sequence ATGCCTGTCGTCCGTGTTGCTGCTGCCGTTGATCTCGCCGAGGGCGAGATGCAAGAAATTGAGGTCGAGGGCACGAAGCTGCTACTCTCCAATGTCGGTGGCCAGTTCTATGCTACGTCGGCCTTCTGCACGCACTACGGTGCGCCCCTCGCTACGGGCGTCCTCGCCGGGCCGAAGGTGATCTGTCCGTGGCACCACGCCGTCTTCGACGTCACCGACGGCGCGCTGGACGAGCCGCCCGCGCTGGACGACCTCGCCCGCTTCAACGCGACCGTCGAGGGCGGCGAGGTGTTCGTCGACCTCCCCGAAGATGGGGTAGGCGATGGTGTGGCTCCGCACCAGGGCTGCGTGCCCGCGATGGTCGACCGTGACTTCGACGCCGACTCGCGCACGTTCGTGATCGTCGGCGGCGGTGCCGCGGGGCAGGCGGCGGCCGAGACGCTGCGGCAGGTCGGCTTCCAGGGCCGCGTCGTGCTCGTCACCGATGCTGGCGGGCGCCCCATCGACCGCACCAAGCTGAGCAAGGGCTACCTCAGCGGGGCGAGCCGCGACAGCCTGCCGCTGCGCGCGCCCGACTTCTTCGAGCGCTACGGTATCGAACTACGCACCCAGCACCGTGTCGCTACGCTCGACGTCGATGCGAAGACCCTACACTTCGCGGGTAGCGGTGACGGAGCCGCGCCCGAGCCACTTAGGTACGACGCCGCGCTCCTCGCTACGGGGGGGACGCCACGCCGTCTTGGCATTCCCGGCACCGACCTCGACGGCGTCTTTTTACTGAGGTCAACGGAGGACGCGACGCAAATCGTCGAGGCGGCTGAGGCGGGTCAATCGGCCATCGTGATCGGGACGGGCTTCATCGGCATGGAGGCGGCCGCCGCGCTGATCGGGCGTGGTCTCAGCGTCACCGTCGTCGGCATCGAAGCCGTGCCGTTCGAGCGCATCCTCGGGTCCGAGGTGGGCCGCGTCTTCCAGGATCTCCACGAGGAGAACGGCGTTGCCTTCCGCATGGAAGCGTCCGCCGACGCGGTCTCGAAGACCGACGGCGGCCTGCGCCTCACCCTCGGCGACGGCTCCACGCTCGAAGCCGACTTCATCGTGATGGGCGTCGGCGTCACCCCGGCAACCGATTTCTTGGACGGTCTGCCCATGGACGACCGCGGCGCGCTCGTCGCCGATGCCAACCTGCAGATCGGCCCCGACCTCTACGCCGCGGGTGACATCGCCTCCTATCCCGAGGCACGTCTCGGCGAGCGCGTGCGCATCGAGCACTGGCGGCTGGCGCAGCAGCACGGCCGCATCGCCGCGCGCAACATGGCCGGGCAGGCCGTCCCGTTCGAGGCCGTGCCCTACTTCTGGAGCGGCCAGCTCGGCATGAACCTCCGCTACCTCGGCCACGCCAAGTCCTGGGACGAAATCCTCATCGACGGCAGCCTGGACGACCGGCAGTTCGTGGCGTACTACGTCAAGGATGGCCGCGTCATCGCTGCCGCTGGGGTCAAGCGCGACAAGGTCATCGCCTCGCTGCACGCGCACTGGATGACGGGCGGCACGACATCCGCCGATGAGGTGCGGGGGTAG
- a CDS encoding flavin reductase family protein, translating into MPTFRIDGHPPAEVYKLLVSAVVPRPIAWVSTLSEEGIANLAPYSFFNVASIDPPVLMFAPQMAPQPDGGARMKDTLANLRATGECVVHIVPHTLADAMNQTSAAWPADTSEFEACGLTPVPSESVAPPRVAEAPVAFEAVLDRIVSFGDGPRAGQAVFVRIALAHLTDGATANGRYADTHLLDPVGRLGGTGYVRVKDGVFDLERPTVDMGSAK; encoded by the coding sequence ATGCCTACGTTTCGCATCGACGGCCATCCGCCCGCGGAGGTCTACAAGCTGCTCGTCTCGGCCGTGGTCCCCCGCCCCATCGCGTGGGTGTCCACGTTGAGTGAGGAGGGTATAGCCAACCTGGCCCCCTACTCGTTCTTCAACGTCGCCTCCATCGACCCGCCGGTGCTGATGTTCGCTCCGCAGATGGCCCCACAGCCCGACGGAGGCGCGCGCATGAAGGACACCCTTGCCAACCTCCGCGCCACGGGCGAGTGCGTCGTTCACATCGTCCCGCACACGCTCGCGGACGCCATGAATCAGACGAGTGCCGCTTGGCCCGCCGACACGAGCGAGTTCGAGGCGTGTGGGCTGACGCCCGTGCCATCTGAGAGTGTGGCCCCCCCGCGCGTCGCCGAAGCGCCCGTGGCCTTCGAGGCCGTGCTTGACCGCATCGTGTCGTTCGGCGACGGGCCACGCGCGGGACAGGCCGTCTTCGTCCGGATCGCCCTCGCCCACCTCACCGACGGGGCCACCGCAAACGGGCGCTACGCCGACACGCACCTCCTCGACCCCGTCGGGCGCCTCGGCGGCACCGGCTACGTGCGCGTGAAAGACGGCGTCTTCGACCTCGAACGCCCGACCGTTGACATGGGAAGCGCGAAGTGA
- the xseB gene encoding exodeoxyribonuclease VII small subunit produces MPDDAPLPFEAALQRLESLVQALEDGNADLDTSLARYEEGVGLARDLLARLDAAELRVQELALE; encoded by the coding sequence ATGCCTGACGACGCCCCGCTCCCGTTCGAAGCTGCCCTCCAGCGCCTCGAATCGCTCGTCCAGGCGCTCGAAGACGGCAACGCAGACCTCGACACGAGCCTCGCTCGCTACGAAGAGGGCGTCGGGCTCGCGCGCGACCTGCTCGCCCGCCTCGACGCCGCGGAACTGCGCGTGCAAGAACTCGCGCTCGAATAG
- a CDS encoding DUF2085 domain-containing protein, giving the protein MNLPLTSSGSHSRRPRLVAWTLALGATLLLAVLAVAPPHVPEGLRGAIMHGFHLACHQQPDRSFAIHGIAWALCHRCAGILGGLLLGLLTTRSITTSAQALYIRGLRKPLLIGTIALVSLDWTLGAVGVYDLVATRIITGALFGCIAGLVLGEGLAWGHVRDGVGEQGIGDRG; this is encoded by the coding sequence ATGAACCTCCCGTTAACCTCGTCTGGCTCGCACTCCCGCCGTCCTCGCCTCGTAGCCTGGACGCTGGCCTTGGGCGCGACGCTCCTGCTCGCGGTCCTGGCAGTCGCACCGCCGCACGTACCAGAAGGGCTGCGTGGGGCCATCATGCACGGGTTTCACCTCGCCTGCCACCAACAGCCCGACCGCTCGTTTGCGATACACGGCATCGCGTGGGCGCTCTGCCACCGCTGCGCGGGCATCCTCGGCGGCCTGCTCCTCGGCCTGCTCACCACTCGCTCGATCACTACCTCTGCGCAGGCGCTCTACATCCGCGGCCTTCGCAAACCTCTCTTGATCGGCACCATCGCGCTTGTGTCGCTCGACTGGACGCTGGGCGCGGTGGGCGTGTATGACCTCGTCGCCACGCGCATCATCACGGGTGCGCTTTTCGGCTGCATTGCCGGGCTAGTCTTGGGAGAGGGACTCGCTTGGGGACACGTGAGGGACGGGGTCGGGGAACAGGGGATAGGGGATAGGGGATAG
- a CDS encoding COX15/CtaA family protein, whose product MLRSPLAFRRIAWATLGVTVLVILWGAFVRASGSGAGCGDHWPLCNGDVIPRSPTAETIIEFTHRVTSGLVMLMALAVFIVSRRAFPKAMHPRGTSGATVRRYAGWSLFFMGTEAAIGAGLVLLEYVAYNVSVARGYWMAAHLVNTFLLLGAQTLTLHAAYGGLRPRIRSALGYGLVASLAATTFLGASGAVAALGDTLTLGGGIDPADDPIVATLVGLRIVHPLLACAVVLGVLAVVWYANQRGLDRVTQLLGATVVALFLVQMGIGLANVALKAPVWMQIVHLAGSDAIWICQVWFVARVLAPSPQSPPAPPSVARSVSVPRDRPVLETA is encoded by the coding sequence ATGCTTCGCTCCCCCCTCGCCTTTCGCCGCATTGCCTGGGCTACGCTCGGCGTGACGGTGCTCGTGATCTTGTGGGGGGCATTTGTGCGGGCCTCCGGTTCGGGTGCGGGCTGCGGCGACCACTGGCCGCTGTGCAACGGCGACGTGATCCCGCGCTCGCCCACAGCGGAAACCATCATCGAGTTCACGCACCGGGTCACGAGCGGACTCGTGATGCTCATGGCCTTGGCGGTGTTCATTGTTAGCCGTCGAGCCTTCCCGAAAGCGATGCACCCGCGCGGCACGTCGGGTGCGACCGTCCGGCGCTACGCGGGCTGGTCGCTCTTCTTCATGGGCACGGAGGCGGCGATCGGCGCAGGGTTGGTGCTGCTGGAATACGTCGCCTACAACGTCTCGGTGGCGCGCGGCTACTGGATGGCGGCGCACCTCGTCAACACGTTTTTGCTGCTGGGGGCGCAGACGCTCACGCTCCACGCCGCCTACGGGGGCCTGCGCCCGCGCATCCGGTCGGCCCTGGGCTATGGCCTCGTCGCCTCGCTCGCGGCGACGACCTTCCTGGGCGCCTCTGGGGCCGTCGCGGCGCTCGGCGACACGCTCACGCTCGGCGGCGGCATTGATCCGGCAGACGACCCCATCGTGGCGACGCTTGTGGGACTGCGGATCGTGCACCCGCTGCTCGCCTGCGCAGTCGTCCTCGGCGTGCTGGCCGTGGTTTGGTATGCGAACCAGCGGGGGCTCGACCGGGTGACGCAGCTGTTAGGCGCTACCGTCGTAGCGCTGTTCCTCGTGCAGATGGGGATTGGGCTGGCCAACGTCGCGCTCAAAGCGCCGGTGTGGATGCAGATCGTTCACCTGGCGGGCTCCGATGCGATTTGGATCTGCCAGGTGTGGTTCGTAGCCCGCGTGCTCGCGCCGTCCCCGCAATCACCTCCAGCACCCCCTTCCGTCGCCCGATCGGTCTCCGTGCCCCGGGATCGACCAGTTCTGGAGACCGCCTGA
- the groL gene encoding chaperonin GroEL (60 kDa chaperone family; promotes refolding of misfolded polypeptides especially under stressful conditions; forms two stacked rings of heptamers to form a barrel-shaped 14mer; ends can be capped by GroES; misfolded proteins enter the barrel where they are refolded when GroES binds): MMPKQIIFDVEARDSLKKGVDTLANAVKVTLGPKGRNVIIEKKFGAPTVTKDGVTVAKEIELEDKLANVGAQMVKEVASKTSDVAGDGTTTATVLAQAIMNQGLRSVTSGANPMDIKRGIDKAVDAIVANLRTQSREIDGQNEIAQVGAISANNDDEIGNLIAEAMNKVGKDGVITVEEAKGTETELDTVEGMQFDRGYLSPYFVTDPDNMEVVLEDPYILIHDKKISTMKDILPVLEKVAQMGAPLLLVAEDTEGEALATLVVNKLRGTLKVAAVKAPGFGDRRKAMLEDIAVLTGGTVISEEKGYRLENATLDYLGRAKRVVISKDNTTVVDGAGTEDSIKARIGQIRGQIETTTSDYDREKLQERLAKLAGGVAVLKIGAATEVEMKEKKARVEDALHATRAAVEEGIVPGGGVALVRAIASLDGVDAINEDQRIGVNIIRRALEEPLRQIAGNAGLEGSIVVQKVKEGEGSFGFNARTEEYGDLIEQGVIDPTKVTRTALQNAASVSALLLTTESVIADKPEPEAPMPGGAPGMGGMGGMDF; encoded by the coding sequence ATTATGCCTAAGCAAATCATTTTTGACGTCGAGGCGCGCGACTCCCTCAAGAAGGGTGTCGATACGCTTGCCAACGCCGTCAAGGTGACGCTCGGCCCGAAGGGCCGCAACGTCATCATCGAGAAGAAATTCGGTGCCCCGACCGTCACCAAGGACGGCGTCACTGTCGCCAAGGAGATCGAGCTCGAAGACAAGCTCGCCAACGTCGGCGCGCAGATGGTCAAGGAGGTCGCCTCCAAGACCTCGGACGTCGCTGGCGACGGCACGACGACCGCCACGGTCCTCGCCCAGGCAATCATGAACCAGGGCCTCCGCTCGGTCACCTCGGGCGCCAACCCGATGGATATCAAGCGCGGCATCGACAAGGCCGTTGACGCCATCGTCGCCAATCTGCGCACGCAGAGCCGCGAGATCGATGGCCAGAACGAGATCGCCCAGGTCGGCGCCATCTCGGCCAACAACGACGACGAGATCGGCAACCTCATCGCCGAGGCGATGAACAAGGTCGGCAAGGACGGCGTCATCACGGTCGAAGAGGCCAAGGGTACCGAGACCGAGCTCGACACGGTCGAGGGCATGCAGTTTGACCGCGGCTACCTATCGCCCTACTTCGTGACTGACCCCGACAACATGGAGGTCGTCCTGGAGGACCCCTACATCCTGATCCACGACAAGAAGATCAGCACGATGAAGGACATCCTCCCCGTGCTGGAGAAGGTTGCCCAGATGGGTGCGCCGCTGCTCCTCGTCGCGGAGGACACCGAGGGCGAAGCGCTCGCCACGCTCGTGGTGAACAAGCTGCGCGGCACGCTCAAGGTCGCGGCCGTGAAGGCCCCGGGCTTCGGCGACCGCCGCAAGGCCATGCTCGAAGACATCGCAGTCCTCACGGGCGGCACGGTCATCTCCGAGGAGAAAGGCTACCGTCTTGAGAACGCCACTCTCGACTACCTCGGCCGCGCCAAGCGCGTCGTGATCTCGAAGGACAACACGACCGTCGTGGACGGCGCTGGCACCGAGGACTCGATCAAGGCCCGCATCGGCCAGATCCGCGGCCAGATCGAGACGACGACCAGCGACTACGACCGCGAGAAGCTCCAGGAGCGCCTCGCCAAGCTCGCAGGCGGCGTCGCCGTGCTGAAGATCGGCGCGGCCACGGAGGTCGAGATGAAGGAGAAGAAGGCCCGCGTCGAGGACGCGCTCCACGCCACGCGTGCCGCCGTCGAGGAGGGCATCGTGCCGGGTGGCGGCGTCGCGCTCGTCCGCGCCATCGCGTCGCTCGACGGTGTCGACGCGATCAACGAAGACCAGCGCATCGGCGTGAACATCATCCGCCGCGCGCTCGAGGAGCCGCTCCGCCAGATCGCGGGCAACGCCGGGCTGGAAGGCTCGATCGTCGTCCAGAAGGTCAAGGAAGGCGAGGGCAGCTTCGGCTTCAACGCTCGCACGGAAGAGTACGGCGACCTGATCGAGCAAGGCGTTATCGACCCGACCAAGGTGACGCGCACCGCGCTCCAGAACGCGGCCAGCGTCTCGGCGCTGCTGCTGACCACGGAGTCGGTCATCGCCGACAAGCCGGAGCCGGAAGCCCCGATGCCGGGCGGCGCGCCGGGCATGGGCGGCATGGGTGGCATGGACTTCTAA
- a CDS encoding TIGR02757 family protein has protein sequence METADDFLLELKPRLDALVERYERPAFIADDPISVPHGFDDPRDQEVIGFYAALLAWGRRSVILKKAAELAERMDYRPYAFVRDFNAERDGARLGGFKHRTFQPQDVLALTGALSHVIHAHGSLEGAFAAHLPNDAPDIGPAIQGFSDTVLQHAQLPRLRKHVARPSTKSACKRLAMYCRWMVRPGPVDLGLWTAIRPAQLVLPLDVHTGRQARKLGLLLRTQDDWRAAQALTARCRALDPGDPCRYDFALFGLGAYDDQPIK, from the coding sequence GTGGAGACTGCGGACGATTTCCTGTTAGAACTCAAGCCTCGCCTAGACGCGCTCGTCGAGCGGTACGAGCGCCCTGCGTTCATCGCCGACGACCCGATCTCGGTACCGCACGGCTTCGACGACCCGCGCGATCAGGAGGTGATCGGGTTCTACGCGGCGCTCCTCGCCTGGGGCCGCCGCTCGGTCATCCTGAAAAAGGCTGCCGAGTTAGCCGAGCGGATGGACTACCGCCCCTACGCGTTCGTCCGCGACTTCAACGCCGAGCGCGACGGGGCGCGGCTCGGTGGCTTCAAGCACCGCACCTTCCAGCCGCAGGACGTCCTTGCCCTCACCGGCGCGCTCTCGCACGTCATACATGCGCACGGCTCCCTCGAAGGCGCGTTCGCCGCGCACCTGCCAAACGACGCGCCGGACATCGGCCCCGCGATCCAGGGCTTCTCCGATACCGTTCTCCAGCACGCACAGTTGCCGCGGCTCCGCAAACACGTCGCCCGCCCGTCCACCAAAAGCGCCTGCAAGCGCCTGGCGATGTACTGCCGCTGGATGGTGCGCCCCGGCCCCGTCGACCTCGGGCTGTGGACCGCGATCCGCCCCGCCCAACTCGTGCTGCCCCTCGACGTGCACACCGGGCGGCAGGCCCGCAAACTCGGGCTCCTACTTCGCACGCAGGACGACTGGCGAGCCGCCCAGGCGCTCACGGCTCGCTGCCGCGCGCTAGACCCCGGCGACCCGTGCCGCTACGACTTCGCGCTCTTTGGGCTCGGTGCCTACGACGACCAGCCGATCAAATAG
- a CDS encoding DUF4342 domain-containing protein — translation MSNDRSPLDDAKAVGEKTLQEVKVAGSQLVDKVRDLIEEGNVRRIAIKKDERTLLEIPLTVGVGAGAAAVLLTPMLAALGAIAALVTDITLVVERDAPDSEARNLAPGLSPDEDA, via the coding sequence ATGTCCAACGACCGCTCCCCCCTCGACGACGCCAAGGCCGTCGGTGAGAAGACCCTCCAGGAGGTCAAGGTGGCCGGCTCACAACTCGTTGACAAGGTGCGCGACCTCATCGAGGAAGGCAACGTCCGCCGCATCGCCATCAAGAAAGACGAGCGGACGCTGCTCGAAATTCCGCTCACGGTCGGCGTGGGTGCCGGTGCGGCTGCGGTGCTGCTCACGCCCATGCTTGCGGCGCTCGGCGCAATCGCGGCGCTCGTGACAGACATCACGCTCGTCGTTGAGCGCGACGCGCCTGATTCGGAGGCGCGCAACCTGGCTCCGGGCCTTTCCCCGGACGAGGACGCCTAA
- the groES gene encoding co-chaperone GroES → MAQLKPLADRVVVKPQEAETQTAGGLYIPDTAKEKPQRGTVVAVGPGRVENGTKIDMTVQEGDTVLYGKYAGTEIALDGDDVLIMRESDILGVVS, encoded by the coding sequence ATGGCACAGCTCAAGCCGCTGGCCGACCGCGTGGTCGTCAAGCCCCAGGAGGCCGAGACCCAGACCGCCGGTGGTCTCTACATCCCCGACACTGCCAAAGAAAAGCCCCAGCGCGGCACCGTCGTTGCCGTCGGCCCTGGCCGCGTCGAGAACGGCACCAAGATCGACATGACCGTCCAGGAGGGCGACACCGTCCTCTACGGGAAGTACGCTGGCACCGAGATCGCCCTCGACGGCGACGACGTGCTCATCATGCGCGAGAGCGACATCCTCGGCGTTGTCAGCTAA
- the lspA gene encoding signal peptidase II, which produces MKLRARLLLLSAVVTVILVIDQVTKRLAVEHLYGEPVVSLFGGFLKLLYAENEGAMLGLGGTLADETRFMLFVVMNAVLLGGLTIFLLTRSVLRRGEVVALALILGGGLGNLWDRIVNEGHVVVDFLLLTAFGRQITGVFNIADMAIMGGVITMLILSFFPPKEPDAKESTHEASVAEPQPEG; this is translated from the coding sequence GTGAAGCTCCGCGCTCGACTTCTTCTCCTCAGCGCCGTCGTGACGGTCATTCTCGTGATCGATCAGGTCACGAAGCGGCTGGCGGTGGAGCACCTCTACGGCGAGCCGGTCGTCTCGCTCTTCGGCGGCTTCCTGAAGCTCCTCTACGCCGAGAACGAGGGTGCCATGCTCGGCCTCGGCGGCACGCTCGCCGACGAGACGCGCTTCATGCTGTTTGTGGTCATGAACGCGGTGCTCCTCGGCGGTCTGACCATCTTCCTGCTTACGCGATCCGTGCTGCGCCGCGGCGAGGTCGTCGCGCTGGCGCTCATCCTCGGCGGCGGACTCGGCAACCTCTGGGACCGCATCGTCAACGAGGGGCATGTCGTGGTCGACTTCCTGCTGCTCACGGCCTTCGGTCGTCAGATCACGGGCGTCTTCAACATTGCCGACATGGCGATCATGGGCGGCGTCATCACGATGCTCATCCTCTCGTTCTTCCCGCCGAAAGAGCCCGATGCGAAAGAGAGCACGCATGAAGCCAGCGTCGCTGAGCCCCAGCCTGAGGGCTAG
- the dxs gene encoding 1-deoxy-D-xylulose-5-phosphate synthase, with protein MPATPFTPGPLLASIHTPKDLRCLPLDDLPQLCNELRQHIIDVVSVHGGHFGASLGVVELTVAAHWAYETPTDPVVWDVGHQAYGHKILTGRREQFHTQRKYGGLSGFPKISESEYDAFGVAHASTAISAALGMARARDILSTDQKILAIVGDGAMTGGLSFEGLNNAGVAGTDMTVVLNDNRISIDPNVGALHEYLARVSSSEGWNDLKTDVWEFFEKLKGMGGGTLQRIASRVEDGVKAAITPGMLFEALGFRYIGPVDGHDVKQLAKRLKEIRKLPGPILLHALTVKGKGFAPAEADQVKWHASSSPFDKVTGKTLVKATSNGTAAKKWQQIFGEAIIELAEEDPRIVGYTAAMPSGTSLKLMMAAMPDRAFDVGIAEMHAVVEAAGAATQGLKPFVAIYSTFLQRAFDGIVHDVALQHLPVVFCMDRAGFAGADGPTHHGALDIAYMRAVQGMICAAPLDDQDLRDLMYTATLYDDGPIALRYPRGQATGMDLRDEFHEIEIGKGSKIADGSDVAFVTYGAIGQYVYEARERLAGHGISAAHYDLRFCKPLDDDLLTEVFSTFDKVITVEDGVIVGGAGTAVVEWAMENDFHGTKVVRLGMPDRFIEHGTQRELHDEVGIGPDGLVDAAASLVDAGLQAEAA; from the coding sequence ATGCCCGCGACCCCGTTCACCCCCGGCCCGCTCCTCGCAAGCATCCACACGCCAAAGGACCTCCGCTGCCTCCCGCTCGACGACCTCCCCCAGCTCTGCAACGAGCTCCGGCAGCACATCATCGATGTGGTGAGCGTGCACGGCGGCCACTTCGGGGCGTCCCTCGGTGTCGTCGAGCTCACGGTCGCCGCGCACTGGGCCTACGAGACGCCCACCGACCCGGTCGTGTGGGACGTCGGCCACCAGGCGTACGGGCACAAGATCCTCACGGGGCGCCGCGAGCAGTTTCACACGCAGCGGAAGTACGGCGGCCTCTCGGGCTTCCCGAAGATCAGCGAGTCGGAGTATGACGCCTTCGGGGTGGCGCACGCGTCGACGGCGATCTCAGCGGCGCTCGGCATGGCGCGGGCGCGCGACATCCTGAGCACCGACCAGAAGATCCTCGCCATCGTCGGCGACGGGGCGATGACGGGCGGGCTCTCGTTCGAGGGGCTCAACAACGCGGGCGTGGCGGGGACCGACATGACGGTCGTGCTCAACGACAACCGCATCTCCATCGACCCTAACGTGGGTGCGCTGCACGAGTACCTCGCGCGCGTCTCCTCATCCGAGGGCTGGAACGACCTCAAGACGGACGTCTGGGAGTTCTTCGAGAAGCTCAAAGGCATGGGCGGCGGCACGCTCCAGCGCATCGCCAGCCGCGTCGAGGATGGCGTCAAGGCCGCCATCACGCCCGGGATGCTCTTCGAAGCGCTCGGCTTCCGCTACATCGGCCCGGTCGACGGGCACGACGTAAAGCAGCTCGCGAAGCGGCTCAAGGAGATCCGCAAGCTGCCCGGCCCGATCCTCCTGCATGCGCTCACGGTCAAGGGCAAGGGCTTCGCGCCCGCCGAGGCCGACCAGGTCAAGTGGCACGCGTCGTCGTCGCCGTTCGACAAGGTGACGGGCAAGACGCTCGTGAAGGCGACCTCCAACGGCACCGCTGCCAAGAAGTGGCAGCAGATCTTCGGCGAGGCGATCATCGAGCTGGCCGAGGAGGACCCGCGCATTGTGGGCTACACCGCTGCGATGCCGAGTGGCACGAGCCTCAAGCTGATGATGGCCGCCATGCCCGACCGCGCCTTCGACGTGGGCATCGCCGAGATGCACGCGGTCGTCGAAGCCGCCGGGGCCGCGACGCAGGGCCTCAAGCCGTTCGTGGCGATCTACTCGACGTTCCTCCAGCGCGCCTTCGACGGCATTGTGCACGACGTGGCGCTGCAACACCTACCGGTCGTCTTCTGCATGGACCGGGCGGGCTTCGCCGGGGCCGACGGCCCAACGCACCACGGCGCGCTCGACATCGCCTACATGCGCGCCGTGCAGGGCATGATCTGCGCCGCGCCGCTGGACGACCAGGACCTCCGCGACCTGATGTACACGGCCACCCTCTACGACGATGGCCCCATCGCGCTCCGCTACCCGCGCGGCCAGGCCACGGGCATGGACCTCCGCGACGAGTTCCACGAGATCGAGATCGGCAAGGGCAGCAAGATCGCCGACGGCTCGGACGTAGCATTCGTGACCTACGGCGCTATCGGGCAGTACGTCTACGAGGCCCGCGAGCGCCTCGCCGGGCATGGCATCTCCGCCGCGCACTACGACCTCCGCTTCTGCAAGCCGCTCGACGACGACCTCCTCACCGAGGTCTTCTCGACGTTTGACAAGGTCATCACCGTCGAGGACGGCGTGATCGTGGGCGGGGCAGGCACGGCCGTCGTGGAGTGGGCGATGGAGAACGACTTCCACGGCACGAAGGTCGTCCGCCTCGGCATGCCGGACCGCTTCATCGAGCACGGCACGCAGCGCGAACTGCATGACGAGGTCGGCATCGGGCCGGACGGATTGGTTGACGCCGCTGCCTCGCTCGTGGACGCTGGGCTTCAGGCGGAAGCAGCGTAG